A single window of Methanoregula sp. DNA harbors:
- a CDS encoding sugar phosphate nucleotidyltransferase — MECVVLAAGEGKRMRPLTAKRPKVMLALANRPMMEHLVLAARDAGITGFVFVVGYGEREIRKHFGDGSRFGIRVKYAPQRRQQGTADALNAARDSIDGKFLLLNGDMILKGEDIRSLCTCDAPTMGTSTTDHPRDYGVVMAEGGFVTGLEEKSPRPRSTTINAGAYILEPDIFDRIDEVIPSSRGELELPDAFEGYIRDKKLKSHPLPSWMDVGHPWDMLDANAMLIASAESRNEGEIEAGVSCSGTVVIGKDTVVKSGTVIEGPCVIGCNCRIGPHAYLRGATAVGDGCHIGHCTELKNSIIMAGTKIPHFNYIGDSIIGSGCNFGAGTKIANLRHDHATIRVAGKDSRRKKFGAIIGDDVQFGINCSVNVGAVIGTGAKFAPGSYIEGLIGENSWIR, encoded by the coding sequence CTCGCGCTCGCAAACCGCCCGATGATGGAGCACCTTGTCCTTGCCGCACGCGATGCCGGCATCACCGGTTTTGTTTTCGTCGTAGGGTACGGGGAACGGGAGATACGCAAACATTTTGGCGACGGTTCCCGTTTTGGTATTAGGGTTAAGTATGCACCCCAGCGGCGCCAGCAGGGTACCGCGGACGCCCTCAATGCCGCACGCGACTCCATCGATGGGAAATTCCTGCTGTTAAACGGCGATATGATTTTAAAAGGAGAAGACATCAGGTCACTTTGCACATGCGATGCCCCCACCATGGGCACCAGCACCACCGATCACCCCAGGGACTATGGTGTCGTTATGGCAGAAGGCGGGTTTGTGACAGGTCTCGAAGAAAAATCACCCCGCCCACGGAGTACCACCATCAACGCCGGGGCATATATCCTTGAGCCGGACATCTTTGATCGCATTGACGAGGTCATTCCCTCGTCACGGGGGGAACTTGAACTCCCCGATGCATTTGAGGGCTATATCAGGGATAAGAAACTCAAATCGCACCCCCTTCCATCATGGATGGATGTCGGGCACCCTTGGGACATGCTGGATGCAAATGCAATGCTGATTGCATCGGCTGAGTCAAGGAACGAAGGGGAGATCGAGGCTGGTGTCAGTTGCTCCGGGACGGTCGTGATTGGAAAAGACACTGTTGTAAAATCCGGCACCGTTATTGAGGGGCCATGCGTGATCGGATGCAACTGCCGGATCGGGCCGCATGCTTACCTCCGCGGCGCAACCGCTGTCGGTGACGGGTGCCATATCGGGCATTGCACGGAACTGAAAAATTCGATCATCATGGCTGGCACAAAAATCCCGCATTTCAACTATATCGGGGACAGCATCATCGGCAGCGGATGCAACTTTGGTGCAGGTACCAAAATCGCAAACCTGCGCCACGACCATGCGACCATACGGGTGGCAGGAAAAGACTCAAGAAGAAAAAAGTTCGGTGCCATCATCGGAGATGACGTGCAGTTCGGGATCAACTGCTCGGTCAACGTGGGAGCAGTGATTGGAACCGGTGCAAAATTTGCCCCCGGCAGTTACATCGAGGGGCTTATTGGGGAAAATTCATGGATACGGTAG
- a CDS encoding sugar phosphate nucleotidyltransferase has translation MQAVILAAGEGKRVRPLTHSRPKALIPVANRPIIEYVIDALTKNGIRDIIVVVGYRKEQVTRYLNSLNVPVTVVIQDKQLGTAHALTCAQQKINGDFLVLPGDNYIDAGSVAKIKNVHNAMLVHEHPNPSNFGVVQLADGYVTHIVEKPERAPGFMVSTGIYSLSPSFFRYILENNITDAISCMLEDNQKLHGVVADDWQDAIYPWDLLRMNARLLSHIDPSREGVSSRNTTITGAVHIGKGTTIGPNTVISGPVVIGNDCEIGPNCCIMPNTSIGARARIEPFCYIGNALLMDDCSVGSHSRILDAVLGEGCILADHTSTCTSASLMEIEGTITKPEFGAILGDGVQAGAFTTFKNCIIGNNTTVEDGNRVISSSVPDDSLVI, from the coding sequence GTGCAGGCAGTAATTCTTGCAGCAGGGGAGGGGAAGCGGGTGCGCCCGCTCACTCACAGCAGGCCAAAGGCATTGATACCGGTCGCAAACCGGCCGATTATTGAATATGTTATTGATGCACTGACAAAAAACGGTATCCGGGACATCATCGTTGTCGTGGGGTACCGTAAAGAGCAGGTGACCAGGTATCTTAATTCGCTCAACGTGCCGGTCACAGTTGTTATCCAGGACAAGCAACTCGGGACAGCCCATGCCCTCACATGCGCACAACAGAAGATCAACGGGGACTTCCTTGTCCTTCCCGGGGATAACTATATCGATGCGGGTTCGGTAGCAAAGATCAAGAATGTCCACAATGCAATGCTGGTGCACGAGCACCCGAATCCCTCGAACTTTGGCGTCGTGCAGCTGGCCGACGGGTATGTCACCCATATCGTGGAAAAGCCGGAGAGGGCACCTGGTTTCATGGTCAGCACCGGAATCTATTCCCTTTCGCCATCATTTTTCCGGTACATCCTGGAGAATAATATCACCGATGCAATTTCCTGCATGCTTGAAGACAACCAGAAGCTCCATGGTGTTGTTGCTGATGACTGGCAGGACGCCATTTACCCGTGGGACCTGCTCCGGATGAATGCCCGCCTCCTGTCGCACATCGACCCCTCGCGGGAAGGCGTATCCAGCAGGAACACGACCATCACCGGTGCTGTCCATATCGGAAAAGGTACAACCATCGGCCCCAACACGGTAATCTCCGGGCCGGTCGTGATCGGCAACGATTGTGAGATCGGGCCGAACTGCTGCATCATGCCCAATACCAGCATCGGTGCCAGGGCAAGGATAGAACCGTTCTGCTATATCGGCAACGCGCTGCTCATGGATGACTGCTCTGTCGGGTCGCACTCCCGTATACTTGATGCCGTGCTTGGTGAAGGGTGCATACTTGCCGATCACACGAGCACCTGCACGAGCGCTTCGCTCATGGAGATCGAGGGGACCATCACAAAACCGGAGTTCGGGGCGATCCTCGGCGACGGGGTGCAGGCCGGCGCCTTTACAACGTTTAAGAATTGCATCATCGGGAACAACACCACGGTTGAGGACGGCAACCGGGTCATCTCCTCGTCAGTCCCCGATGATTCACTGGTGATCTGA